A genomic region of Globicephala melas chromosome 9, mGloMel1.2, whole genome shotgun sequence contains the following coding sequences:
- the TRIL gene encoding TLR4 interactor with leucine rich repeats has translation MEAARALRFLLVVCGCLALPPRAQPVCPERCDCQHPQHLLCTNRGLRAVPKTSSLPSPQDVLTYSLGGNFITNITAFDFHRLGQLRRLDLQYNQIRSLHPKTFEKLSRLEELYLGNNLLQALAPGTLAPLRKLRILYANGNEISRLSRGSFEGLESLVKLRLDGNALGALPDAVFAPLGNLLYLHLESNRIRFLGKNAFAHLGKLRFLNLSANELQPSLRHAATFAPLRSLSTLILSANSLQHLGPRVFQHLPRLGLLSLRGNQLTHLAPEAFWGLEALRELRLEGNRLSQLPVALLEPLHSLEALDLSGNELSALHPTIFGHLGRLRELSLRDNALSALSGDIFSSSPALYRLDLDGNGWTCDCRLRDLKRWMGDWHSQGRLLTVFVQCRHPPALRGKYLDYLDDQQLQNGSCTDPSPSVSPTAESKRHALPTAPGEEVAPPAGALAEQPPPQPQPQQRGRFLPGVTWDGAARELLSNRSALRLSRRGPGLQQPSSNAAAAAGPAPHPLDLLEKPERGRPTPSDPAHTEPTPTATLGSAPAGDPWQRAAKQHLAAQQQESTAQSDGAVGLPPLVSDPCDFNKFILCNLTVEAVGANSAAVRWAVREHRSPRTLGGARFRLLFDRFGQQPKFHRFVYLPERSDSATLRELRADTPYLVCVEGVLGGRVCPVAPRDHCAGLVTLPEPGSQSSVDYQLLTLALLAVNALLVLLALAAWASRWLRRKLRARRKGGAPVHVRHMYSTRRPLRSMGTGVSADFSGFQSHRPRTTVCALSEADLIEFPCDRFMDSGGGGAGGSLRREDHLLQRFAD, from the coding sequence ATGGAGGCTGCCCGCGCCCTGCGCTTCCTGCTCGTGGTGTGCGGCTGCCTTGCGCTCCCGCCGCGGGCCCAGCCGGTGTGTCCGGAGCGCTGCGACTGCCAGCACCCCCAGCACCTCCTGTGCACCAACAGGGGGCTCCGCGCCGTGCCCAAGACCAGCTCGCTGCCGAGCCCGCAGGACGTGCTCACCTACAGCCTCGGCGGCAACTTCATAACCAACATCACGGCCTTCGACTTCCACCGCCTGGGGCAGCTCAGACGGCTGGACCTGCAGTACAACCAGATCCGTTCTCTGCACCCCAAGACCTTCGAGAAGCTCTCGCGGCTGGAGGAGCTCTACCTGGGCAACAACCTCCTGCAGGCGCTCGCCCCGGGCACGCTGGCGCCGCTGCGCAAGCTGCGCATCCTCTACGCCAACGGGAACGAGATCAGCCGCCTCAGCCGAGGCTCCTTCGAGGGACTGGAGAGCCTGGTCAAGCTGCGGCTGGACGGGAACGCCCTGGGGGCGCTGCCGGACGCCGTCTTTGCCCCCTTGGGTAACTTGCTCTACCTACATCTGGAGTCCAACCGGATCCGTTTTCTGGGCAAGAACGCCTTCGCCCATCTGGGGAAGCTGCGCTTCCTCAACCTCTCTGCCAACGAGCTGCAGCCCTCCCTACGCCACGCGGCCACCTTCGCACCGCTGCGCTCTCTCTCCACCCTCATCCTCTCGGCCAACAGCCTGCAGCACCTCGGGCCGCGCGTCTTCCAGCACCTGCCGCGCCTTGGCCTACTCTCGCTCAGGGGCAACCAGCTCACGCACCTCGCGCCCGAGGCTTTTTGGGGGTTGGAGGCCTTGCGCGAGCTGCGCCTGGAGGGCAATCGGCTGAGCCAGCTGCCCGTGGCGCTGCTGGAGCCTCTGCACAGCCTGGAGGCGCTGGACCTGAGCGGCAATGAGCTGTCCGCTCTGCACCCCACTATCTTTGGCCACCTGGGCCGGCTGCGCGAGCTCAGCTTGCGCGACAATGCGCTCAGTGCCCTCTCCGGGGACATCTtctcctccagcccagccctctATCGGTTGGATCTAGACGGCAACGGCTGGACCTGCGACTGCCGGCTGAGGGACCTGAAGCGCTGGATGGGTGACTGGCACTCGCAGGGCCGGCTCCTCACCGTCTTCGTGCAGTGTCGCCACCCTCCGGCCCTGCGGGGCAAGTACCTGGATTACCTGGATGACCAGCAACTGCAGAACGGGTCTTGCACAGATCCCTCACCTTCGGTTTCCCCGACTGCCGAGAGCAAGCGGCATGCCCTACCCACAGCCCCGGGGGAGGAGGTGGCGCCCCCTGCAGGTGCCCTCGCGGAGCAGCCGCCGCCGCAGCCACAGCCACAGCAAAGGGGTCGATTTCTGCCAGGGGTGACCTGGGATGGGGCCGCCAGGGAGCTTTTGAGTAACCGCAGCGCCCTAAGGCTGAGCCGGCGGGGCCCGGGCCTCCAGCAGCCGAGCTCCAACGCCGCTGCTGCCGCGGGCCCGGCGCCACACCCCCTGGACCTCCTCGAGAAGCCTGAGCGGGGACGTCCGACTCCGTCGGATCCAGCCCACACGGAGCCCACCCCGACGGCCACGCTGGGCTCTGCGCCAGCCGGCGACCCCTGGCAGCGCGCGGCGAAGCAGCACCTGGCTGCGCAGCAGCAGGAGAGCACCGCCCAGTCCGACGGCGCGGTCGGCCTGCCGCCGCTGGTATCCGACCCGTGTGACTTCAACAAGTTCATCCTGTGCAACCTGACCGTGGAAGCGGTGGGCGCCAACAGCGCCGCGGTGCGCTGGGCGGTGCGCGAGCACCGCAGTCCCCGGACGCTGGGCGGCGCGCGCTTCCGCCTACTCTTCGACCGCTTTGGCCAGCAGCCTAAATTCCACCGCTTCGTTTACCTGCCTGAGCGCAGCGACTCGGCCACGCTTCGCGAGCTGCGGGCAGACACCCCCTACCTGGTGTGCGTGGAGGGCGTGCTAGGCGGCCGGGTCTGCCCGGTGGCTCCCCGGGACCACTGCGCGGGGCTGGTCACCCTGCCGGAGCCTGGGAGCCAGAGCAGCGTCGACTACCAACTGCTGACCTTGGCCCTGCTGGCCGTCAACGCACTGCTGGTACTCCTGGCCTTGGCGGCCTGGGCGTCGCGCTGGCTGCGTAGGAAGCTGCGGGCCAGGCGGAAGGGCGGGGCCCCCGTCCACGTTCGCCACATGTACTCTACCCGACGGCCCCTGCGCTCCATGGGCACCGGCGTGTCTGCCGACTTCTCTGGCTTCCAGTCGCACCGGCCGCGCACCACCGTGTGCGCACTCAGCGAGGCGGACCTCATCGAGTTCCCGTGCGACCGCTTCATGGACAGCGggggcggcggcgcgggcggcaGCCTGAGGCGGGAGGACCATCTCCTGCAGCGATTTGCCGACTAG